One Streptomyces formicae genomic window, CTGCTTGTTCAGCTGCTCCTCGATCTCGTCGACGATCGACTTGACCTGGCGGTCGTTGGGCGCGGAGGCGAGCAGGAAGGCGTCTGTGATCGACAGCACGTCGCTGACGTCGTACGCGATGATGTCGTGCGCGAGCTTGTCGGCAGCCGCCTGGGCGGCGACGTTGATGAGCTCGGTGGAGCGGTCCGTGGCGGTCACTAGAGAGCTTTCCTTCGGCTGGTGGATACACCCCAAGGGTCTCACGGACCGCCGACGACGCCCCAGACGATTACTCGATCCCCCTGTCTGCTCCGTCACCCCGCCCTGCGGACGGGGTGACGGGAGGGCCGGTACCGACCCGTCTCGGCGGCGTCAGCCCGCCTTGTAGTCCTGGCCGAGGACGACGGACACGTCCGCGTTGGCCGCGGTCTTGCCCTTGCGGACCGCGCTCGTCGGCAGGCCGAGGGTCTTGGCGACCTCGGTGGCCTGCGTCTTCTTGGCCTCGTCGGCATAGGTGACCTGCGAGGTGGGCTGGGCCGCCGCGCCCGCGCCGCCGTCGATGAAGGCGTAGCCGCCGTTGACCAGGGTGACCCTGGCCTCCTGCGCCGCGTCCTTCGCCCCGGAGGCGTTCTTGACCCCGACCCGTACGGCCGCGTCCTTGTCCGGGCTCTTCACCGCGCCGCCGAGGACGTCCTTGACCACGCCCTCGCCGACCTTCTCGCTCAGCGTGCCGTCCTGCCGCACGGGCAGCAGCGTCGTCTTGTAGTCGCCGCCCTTCGCGCGGTCGGCGAGCTTGGCGAGGAAGGCGCCGAGGTCCTTCTCCTCCAGCGAGGGGTCGAGGATCTGTGCGAGCGACTGCACGGTGGTGGTCGCCGCCTGCGGGTCGGACGACAGCTTGCGCAGGATGCCCTGCATGACCTGGCCGAACCGGGTGAGCTGGGCGTTCTCGTCCTCGCCCGAGGCCCGGTAGGTGGCGTAGGCGACGGCCATCGGGCCGCTCAGGGTCTGCTGCTCGCCCTTCTTGACCAGGGGGGCCTGGCCCTTCTTGGCCTTCGGGTCGGGTACGTCGGTGTTCGTGTCGACGTCGATGTTGCCGACGAGTTCGACGAGGTTGTTGAGGTAGGGGGTGTCCAGGCGCCAGGTGCCCTCGACCTCGGTGCCGAGCACGGTGTCGATCGACTCGCGGGTGCCGGTCGAGCCGTCGTCGTCGACGGACTTGCCGAGCGTGGTCGATGCTCCGTTGTCGTCGGGGACGGCGAGGGAGTTGGGCAGCAGGACGGTGGCGCCCTGCTTGGTGGTGGCGTTGTTCACCAGGAGCGCGGTGGAGGTCGCCTTGTTCTTGGTGTTGTGCAGGTGGATGACGACGACGTCGCGCTTCTGCGGGCCCGCCGCCGCGGCGGCTCCGTCCTGCTCGGCCGACTGGCCGGGCAGCTTGTCCGCGAACCACAGGTAGCCGACGCCGCCCACGACGACGAGCACGAGGGCGACGACGAGCGCGACGACGCGGGAGCGGCCGCGCCGCTTGGCCTCCTCGCGCCGCTCGGTGCGGCTCTCGGTGAACTTC contains:
- a CDS encoding LCP family protein yields the protein MNDRQYDPYAGSDPYAGEYAADQYQIVGYDEYGRPVYQQVPQQQPPQTPQQPQQQPQGYGYDPYAGGQQQGYDTGAYGNGAYGNGSYDPYGGGAATSYDTGAGTSYDTGTGTGTGTAHDAGWIPQQQPRQQVPQQAPQQAAPQSPSQQPSQVPEPAPDEPRRDAEAGSKGEYETQQFSFIEEPDEESEDVIDWLKFTESRTERREEAKRRGRSRVVALVVALVLVVVGGVGYLWFADKLPGQSAEQDGAAAAAGPQKRDVVVIHLHNTKNKATSTALLVNNATTKQGATVLLPNSLAVPDDNGASTTLGKSVDDDGSTGTRESIDTVLGTEVEGTWRLDTPYLNNLVELVGNIDVDTNTDVPDPKAKKGQAPLVKKGEQQTLSGPMAVAYATYRASGEDENAQLTRFGQVMQGILRKLSSDPQAATTTVQSLAQILDPSLEEKDLGAFLAKLADRAKGGDYKTTLLPVRQDGTLSEKVGEGVVKDVLGGAVKSPDKDAAVRVGVKNASGAKDAAQEARVTLVNGGYAFIDGGAGAAAQPTSQVTYADEAKKTQATEVAKTLGLPTSAVRKGKTAANADVSVVLGQDYKAG